The following coding sequences are from one Neovison vison isolate M4711 chromosome X, ASM_NN_V1, whole genome shotgun sequence window:
- the LOC122897517 gene encoding synaptonemal complex protein 3-like yields MSMNILYTADIKQALLAKRKMLEMNAKASVKTTNEKIEHLWKIQQEERQNLHLKYSQQFLTLLWEWDTDMRKAQEQEEKLAGMFQEQRKILQQARVVQNQRLQKIKNLYEKFLKSMQDLEKEHEHLLADEQSEVREQMTKLQNKIMMEAQRQELAIVQKSLHSLLF; encoded by the exons ATGTCAATGAATATTCTCTATACAGCTGACATTAAACAGGCTCTTCTTGCAAAGAGAAAAATGCTCGAAATGAATGCAAAAGCTTCTGTCAAAACCACTAACGAAAAAATTGAGCATCTTTGGAAGATACAGCAAGAAGAAAG GCAGAATCTTCATCTCAAGTATTCTCAGCAGTTTCTGACTTTGCTTTGGGAGTGGGATACAGACATGCGGAAAGCCcaggaacaagaagaaaaactaGCT GGTATGTTCCAAGAGCAACGAAAGATTCTTCAACAAGCTAGAGTTGTTCAGAACCAGAGgctgcaaaaaattaaaaatttatatgagaaATTCTTAAAG AGTATGCAGGACTTAGAGAAGGAGCATGAACATCTTCTTGCTGATGAACAAAGTGAAGTTAGGGAACAAATGACCAAGTTGCAAAACAAAATTATGATGGAAGCT CAACGGCAAGAGCTGGCAATTGTTCAAAAGTCTCTTCATTCCTTGTTGTTCTGA